In Pseudoalteromonas piratica, the following proteins share a genomic window:
- a CDS encoding DEAD/DEAH box helicase — MHFSDLNLCPEINQAIKEQGYESPTPIQEKSIPAILAGRDVMAAAQTGTGKTAGFTLPMLEMLSKGPKVRSNQVRALVLTPTRELAAQVWQSVATYSKHLSLSCQVVYGGVKINPQMLKLRKGCDILVATPGRLLDLYQQNAVKFDQLELFVLDEADRMLDMGFIHDIKRVIKALPEKRQNLLFSATFSDDIRALAKGLINDPIEISVAPANTTAKTVTQWAYPVDKSKRTSLLKHLIKTNNWQQVLVFTRTKHGANRLVRDLEKAKINAAAIHGNKSQSARMNALNGFKLGDVNVLVATDIVARGLDIQELPYVVNFDLPNVYEDYVHRIGRTGRAGASGEAISFVTADVAADLFGIERLIQEVIPRKIEAGFEPQNPVPESKLDTRPIKPKKPKKPKKPKANASTNDKVKAEAKAASKPKKKQPSAQSKPQGNSTTNKGRSDKKGQTKRPKRKPNNVKFNANK, encoded by the coding sequence ATGCATTTCTCAGACTTAAATCTTTGCCCTGAAATCAATCAAGCAATTAAAGAGCAAGGTTATGAAAGCCCTACGCCAATTCAAGAAAAATCAATCCCTGCAATTTTAGCAGGTCGCGATGTAATGGCTGCGGCACAAACAGGCACAGGTAAAACTGCTGGATTTACGCTGCCAATGCTAGAAATGCTGAGTAAAGGGCCAAAAGTACGTAGCAACCAAGTGCGAGCACTGGTTCTTACGCCAACACGAGAACTTGCAGCACAAGTTTGGCAAAGTGTTGCAACCTACTCAAAACATTTATCGCTTTCATGTCAGGTGGTATACGGCGGGGTTAAAATTAATCCACAAATGCTTAAACTGCGTAAAGGCTGCGACATTTTAGTTGCCACCCCTGGCCGCCTACTTGATCTTTACCAACAAAATGCAGTTAAGTTTGATCAGCTTGAACTCTTTGTACTCGACGAAGCTGACCGCATGCTCGATATGGGCTTTATCCACGACATTAAACGTGTGATTAAAGCACTGCCTGAAAAGCGTCAAAATTTACTGTTTTCAGCAACCTTTTCTGATGATATCCGTGCGCTTGCTAAAGGCCTAATTAACGACCCAATCGAAATCTCAGTTGCTCCTGCCAATACAACAGCTAAAACAGTAACCCAATGGGCGTACCCGGTTGATAAAAGTAAACGCACTAGCTTGCTTAAACACCTAATTAAAACCAATAACTGGCAACAAGTACTGGTATTTACGCGTACTAAGCATGGTGCAAACCGTTTAGTTCGTGACCTTGAAAAAGCCAAAATCAATGCCGCTGCAATTCACGGTAATAAAAGCCAAAGCGCACGTATGAATGCACTTAATGGCTTTAAATTAGGTGATGTAAATGTACTGGTTGCAACAGACATTGTAGCGCGTGGCCTCGATATTCAAGAACTGCCTTATGTGGTTAACTTTGACCTGCCAAATGTGTATGAAGACTATGTTCACCGTATTGGCCGTACTGGCCGTGCAGGTGCATCAGGAGAAGCAATTTCATTTGTAACAGCAGACGTCGCTGCCGATTTATTTGGTATTGAACGACTTATACAAGAAGTTATTCCGCGTAAAATTGAAGCTGGTTTTGAACCACAAAACCCTGTACCTGAATCAAAATTAGATACGCGTCCAATTAAGCCTAAAAAGCCGAAGAAACCGAAAAAGCCAAAAGCAAACGCGAGTACCAATGATAAGGTAAAAGCCGAGGCTAAAGCTGCAAGCAAACCAAAGAAAAAACAACCGTCAGCGCAGTCAAAACCTCAAGGTAATTCAACTACCAACAAAGGTCGCAGTGATAAAAAAGGTCAAACGAAACGGCCTAAGCGTAAACCAAATAATGTGAAATTTAACGCCAACAAATAA
- a CDS encoding winged helix-turn-helix domain-containing protein yields MEENYEIRAGYRIGEFELCTTSEQFFKQGNRIAIEPQLFSLLHLLVANRANIVSREQIESVVWAGRPATDESIRAAIKKLRDLLGDNARAPLFIKTIPKQGYKWLASVEKITAPSLEQKQQRKGFKPVLIVLMMAVLGLLLWIFSPKHIPEAAPQSTIERLTTLSGSEIFADYNKVSQQLVFLHRESNISAQQLYIKDLITNEIQRLSWDDKHYTDSFWSPDGKQLVFTSGFGLKVKHFIASFDENRNVTNVTPFAITANTPKYILGWQIDQSGLWLADEVTNPTPHSIYRFDFNTQNIEPVSLPNVSGRGDYYAAQSKNGERIAILREVENNQSSLIIVDLISNDVIANHLLPFTANRMVWLFDDSGVIISNFFGQAATFKMANNGFAFDIELPPNAIDIYASCGERCLILREHNGDYLDLKEVPQPKLNQVNESETPHLFNTRILKKTGAQDLPLYVGERKALVYASLEANQFALTLLNNNNQEQDIVAFDTPEGLSAIAASFDGNRIAGVVDGRLFIVNDIHSIKTAHPPKFVSKALERLENPVWHEDNTHLYLAHYVGNSPAIIKLNTQTNERSRVIDGFVSFKKHSDNKSAVAIDPSLMAWHLTKQDGQWQKVNALGKVHSANVHRWDYFDDVFYYTKLEQRVGLLCQRTLKAQTSVDAEQCTAIGKNMFRLNFDIQPNDSTLVMVESLSAQSDIIRLTW; encoded by the coding sequence ATGGAAGAAAATTATGAAATACGCGCAGGATATCGCATTGGTGAGTTTGAGTTGTGCACTACCTCTGAGCAGTTTTTTAAACAAGGAAATCGCATTGCGATTGAACCCCAGTTATTTAGCTTGTTGCATTTGTTGGTTGCAAACCGCGCAAATATTGTTTCGCGAGAGCAAATAGAAAGTGTAGTTTGGGCAGGGCGTCCTGCAACGGATGAATCGATTAGGGCTGCGATTAAAAAGCTACGTGATTTATTAGGTGACAATGCGCGTGCACCCCTTTTTATTAAAACAATACCCAAACAAGGGTATAAATGGCTGGCGTCAGTTGAGAAAATCACAGCCCCATCGTTAGAGCAAAAACAACAGCGCAAAGGTTTCAAGCCAGTATTAATCGTTTTGATGATGGCGGTATTGGGACTTTTACTCTGGATTTTTAGCCCAAAACACATCCCCGAAGCTGCGCCACAAAGCACAATTGAGCGATTAACCACGTTATCTGGTTCTGAAATATTTGCTGATTACAATAAAGTATCACAACAATTGGTGTTTCTTCATCGCGAGTCAAATATCAGTGCGCAGCAACTTTACATAAAAGATCTCATTACGAATGAAATTCAACGTTTAAGCTGGGATGATAAACACTATACCGATAGTTTTTGGTCGCCAGATGGTAAACAGTTAGTCTTTACATCTGGCTTTGGTCTGAAGGTAAAACACTTTATTGCAAGCTTCGATGAAAACCGTAATGTTACTAACGTAACACCGTTTGCAATAACCGCAAATACGCCAAAATACATTCTAGGCTGGCAAATTGATCAGTCAGGGCTATGGCTTGCAGATGAAGTAACGAATCCAACCCCTCACAGCATTTATCGTTTTGATTTTAACACGCAAAATATAGAGCCTGTGTCCTTACCCAATGTTTCTGGTCGTGGTGATTACTATGCTGCGCAGTCAAAAAATGGTGAGCGAATAGCTATTTTGAGAGAAGTCGAAAACAATCAGTCATCTTTAATTATTGTGGATTTAATAAGCAATGATGTGATTGCAAATCACTTGCTGCCTTTTACGGCAAACCGCATGGTATGGTTGTTTGACGACAGTGGTGTGATTATTAGTAACTTTTTTGGCCAAGCTGCAACGTTCAAGATGGCAAATAACGGCTTTGCTTTTGATATCGAACTTCCCCCTAATGCAATTGATATTTATGCAAGTTGTGGCGAACGCTGTTTGATCTTAAGAGAGCACAATGGTGACTACTTGGATTTAAAAGAAGTACCACAGCCTAAATTAAACCAAGTGAATGAGAGCGAAACACCGCACCTTTTTAATACTCGGATATTGAAAAAAACAGGCGCGCAGGACTTACCGCTGTATGTGGGTGAGCGAAAAGCGCTCGTTTATGCTTCATTAGAGGCTAATCAGTTTGCCTTGACGTTACTAAATAACAACAACCAAGAGCAGGATATTGTTGCGTTTGATACGCCAGAAGGACTTAGTGCGATAGCTGCTTCTTTTGATGGGAATCGGATTGCGGGAGTTGTTGATGGGCGCTTATTTATTGTTAATGATATTCACTCGATTAAAACAGCACACCCGCCGAAGTTTGTAAGTAAAGCGCTTGAGCGTTTAGAAAATCCAGTATGGCATGAAGATAATACTCACTTATACCTTGCTCATTATGTTGGTAATTCACCTGCCATTATTAAATTGAATACGCAAACGAATGAACGAAGTCGAGTTATTGATGGGTTTGTGAGTTTTAAAAAGCATTCTGATAATAAAAGTGCAGTTGCAATCGACCCAAGCTTAATGGCGTGGCATTTAACAAAACAAGATGGGCAATGGCAAAAAGTGAATGCGCTCGGCAAGGTGCACTCAGCAAATGTGCATCGTTGGGATTATTTTGACGATGTATTTTATTACACAAAATTGGAACAGCGGGTTGGCTTGCTTTGTCAGCGAACACTAAAAGCCCAAACAAGCGTAGATGCAGAGCAATGTACCGCGATAGGTAAAAACATGTTTCGCTTAAATTTTGATATTCAACCAAACGACTCCACCCTAGTTATGGTGGAATCGTTAAGTGCACAAAGTGATATTATTCGTTTAACTTGGTAA
- a CDS encoding serine hydrolase domain-containing protein — protein sequence MKSLYFLISLLLTSLIFSYTNLAHANNKHALDKQINEIVIKHKIPSIAYAIIEPGKPQYIKVIGNANQKQALQATTSTQYRIGSVSKLFVGIAALQLIEQNKLSFDDTLKTLLPDLEYHNPWADSHPIKLIHLLENTAGWREISLSEFAYSNNPPMSLEQVLAVNPDSRTSRWPAGTRHAYTNTASTVVALIIEKVTGVAFESYVEEHILKPLAMENTTYEGFESEALATGYRKHKPVDYKHILMKPAGAISSTITDMAKLLTLFIKKDSTILSNDMLSRMGFSHSTNVGKFDAGYGITNSARFYKGVKYRGHDGSLPGWMTEFVYSPKFNAGFVLLQNSDNARAIREIGFAISKSLEKYTDTNAHKPSPIPAALMEQSGYYQYINPRFQNRYFLERLSAFNKLHITPDGASFKQVFPPGWQRSLTLNGESDWQNSHGNVVMKQGVDPIEGLVFHYGDRVFKPVSALNACADKLILFIWLILLLGMCFYSIIWPIQVKRKKLTNQFAISLRKNVSSAALSSLLFLVLLGLGLAEPIARLGTLSIFSIGILFSSLMMLVTSALTLRCLYLVKSKLTHKTFFIFSMIFISLQSIIVIYLAWHGAIGLRTWA from the coding sequence GTGAAATCTTTGTATTTTTTGATAAGTTTGTTACTTACAAGCTTAATTTTTAGCTATACCAACCTAGCCCATGCAAACAACAAACATGCGCTTGATAAACAAATAAATGAAATAGTAATAAAACATAAAATACCCTCGATTGCTTACGCAATCATAGAGCCTGGCAAGCCGCAATATATCAAGGTAATCGGTAACGCCAATCAAAAACAGGCTCTACAAGCTACAACGTCAACTCAATACCGAATAGGTTCCGTGAGTAAACTGTTCGTTGGAATTGCTGCATTGCAATTAATTGAACAAAATAAACTGTCTTTTGACGATACACTCAAAACCTTATTACCTGACTTGGAATATCATAACCCATGGGCCGATAGCCACCCCATTAAACTGATCCATTTATTGGAAAACACAGCAGGTTGGCGAGAAATCTCGTTAAGCGAATTTGCTTATTCCAACAATCCTCCTATGTCATTAGAGCAAGTTCTGGCGGTTAATCCCGATAGCCGCACCTCTCGTTGGCCTGCCGGCACACGTCATGCTTACACCAACACAGCATCAACTGTTGTCGCACTGATTATCGAAAAAGTGACCGGGGTTGCTTTTGAAAGTTACGTTGAAGAACACATTCTCAAGCCGCTTGCGATGGAAAATACGACCTATGAAGGTTTTGAATCAGAAGCGTTAGCAACAGGGTATCGTAAACATAAACCTGTCGATTATAAACACATTCTGATGAAACCAGCGGGTGCGATATCTTCAACAATCACCGACATGGCAAAGCTGTTAACGCTATTCATTAAAAAAGACTCGACAATATTAAGTAATGATATGCTGAGCAGAATGGGATTCTCACATTCTACCAACGTAGGTAAATTTGATGCTGGTTACGGTATTACAAATTCAGCACGTTTTTATAAAGGTGTAAAATATCGTGGTCACGATGGGTCATTGCCCGGCTGGATGACTGAATTCGTTTACTCGCCAAAATTCAATGCTGGGTTTGTGTTATTACAAAACAGTGATAATGCTCGAGCAATCCGAGAAATTGGTTTTGCTATCAGTAAATCGTTAGAGAAATATACCGACACAAACGCGCATAAGCCTTCCCCTATTCCAGCGGCTTTAATGGAACAATCTGGCTATTATCAATATATCAATCCGCGCTTCCAAAACCGCTACTTTCTTGAGCGCCTTAGTGCATTTAACAAATTACACATAACACCTGATGGCGCCTCTTTTAAGCAAGTTTTCCCGCCTGGCTGGCAGCGTTCTCTTACATTGAATGGTGAAAGTGATTGGCAAAACAGCCATGGGAATGTAGTAATGAAGCAAGGTGTTGATCCCATCGAAGGACTGGTTTTTCACTATGGCGATCGTGTATTTAAACCAGTTTCAGCGCTCAATGCATGTGCAGATAAACTCATTTTATTTATTTGGCTAATACTATTACTGGGTATGTGCTTTTACAGCATTATTTGGCCCATTCAAGTTAAGCGTAAAAAGCTTACAAACCAATTTGCTATATCACTTCGCAAAAACGTGTCATCTGCCGCGCTATCAAGCTTGCTGTTTTTAGTATTACTTGGGTTAGGCTTAGCCGAACCAATTGCACGCTTAGGTACACTGAGTATTTTCTCAATCGGCATCTTGTTTAGCAGTTTAATGATGTTGGTAACGAGTGCTTTAACGCTGCGCTGTTTATATTTGGTTAAATCGAAGCTAACGCATAAAACGTTTTTTATTTTCTCTATGATTTTTATCTCTTTACAAAGCATCATTGTTATTTATTTAGCATGGCATGGTGCCATTGGACTGCGCACTTGGGCATAA
- a CDS encoding PAS domain-containing hybrid sensor histidine kinase/response regulator, protein MEKQVNKFQLSVNHAFLLFVLLSLLLSVLVSSLLVGFTTDKSMREYHSNYAQTEAQLSARYVQQFLETRLQLLHDLASQPILINGVMGSDVSTASLADYLDSYQIVGNKEPIWLVNIANELVYSNQPNTLFELQAPWLEKLLMEETAHVITLIEEGDSAYFLLAVPVKYNGLSEGALIVKFERGLTMLLEDVINSDTYAVTLTGNWLSFSTINPLLEYQSVSSLSLGDTGLTLDSQFNQQLVEQRVMSIISKVASAIMVSLVVAWVVLYLVGHKLLLDPYRRLAESESAIKQSEERFKVAVAGSSDGIWDWNIEHNTVFYSPRFRELLGYQGDDLEAYPNTFISFEKVLHPDEKEYVKERVVAHLKDKEPFDVEYRLRSKNGDYLFFRAKGTALWNEAGKATRMAGSITDITEQKLAQKALQAAKERNDLLAQAIEACNLGISISDATKPDNPLIFINSGFEKMTGYGSEVLGSNCRFLQGQETSQEAIKQIKQALVDKTKIRIELLNYRKDGTAFWNNLLISPVFDEEQQLVAFVGIQQDITERIETSKALEQAKHQAEHANNAKSEFLASMSHEIRTPMNGVLGMLNLLLNTDLNKEQQHRTNVAISSANTLLNLLNDILDFSKIDAGKLELENIEFDLRAMMGEFAEASAIQAHQKNLELVLDITGINKKTVTGDPTRLRQILHNLVGNAIKFTARGEVVIKATLEEHNDENWQFECEISDTGIGISKEQQEKLFKSFSQVDASTTRKYGGTGLGLAIVKNLCSLMGGDISVHSEIGKGCTFKFTLSLGKSNSVQADIPIIDIKKLNVLIVDDNKTNLDVLRGQLEFWGATVTEALSAKQAIEVCEAFFDKHHKCFDIALLDMQMPEVDGAELGRQIKHHAQLKDTKLVMMTSMNHQGDAAFFAKLGFSGYFPKPATTSDLLDALAIVVDGGDAYKQADPLVTRHYIQTLQTQKIPDEIAWDSRIRILLAEDNQVNQIVAQSTLNKLGLMDITVAANGEEVIRHLKQCEADSPFSIILMDCQMPEMDGYDATKAIRQGEAGERFTSIPIVAMTANAMVGDKEKCLAAGMDDYVSKPIVESNLKTKLLNWLPHKTS, encoded by the coding sequence ATGGAAAAACAGGTCAATAAGTTTCAACTATCAGTAAACCATGCATTTTTATTGTTTGTATTATTGAGTTTGCTGCTGTCAGTTCTGGTGAGCTCTTTACTTGTTGGTTTCACTACCGATAAAAGTATGCGTGAGTATCACAGCAACTACGCACAAACTGAAGCCCAGTTAAGTGCCCGTTACGTTCAACAGTTTTTAGAAACACGTCTTCAGCTGTTACATGACCTAGCAAGCCAGCCAATATTGATAAATGGTGTAATGGGGTCAGATGTCTCAACGGCATCGCTAGCAGACTATCTAGACAGTTACCAGATAGTAGGTAATAAAGAACCGATTTGGCTTGTGAATATCGCCAACGAACTTGTATATAGTAACCAGCCAAATACTTTATTCGAATTGCAAGCACCATGGCTGGAAAAGTTATTGATGGAAGAGACAGCGCATGTCATCACTCTCATTGAAGAAGGTGATAGTGCCTACTTTTTACTTGCAGTACCTGTGAAATATAATGGCCTTAGTGAAGGTGCATTGATTGTAAAATTTGAACGTGGTTTAACCATGTTGCTGGAAGATGTCATAAACAGTGATACCTATGCTGTGACCTTGACTGGCAATTGGCTCTCTTTCTCAACGATTAATCCGCTGCTTGAATACCAGTCGGTGTCTTCTTTATCTTTAGGCGATACAGGGCTCACTCTCGATAGCCAATTTAATCAGCAGTTGGTTGAACAGCGCGTGATGAGCATTATCAGCAAGGTCGCTTCTGCAATAATGGTGAGCTTAGTCGTGGCCTGGGTAGTGTTGTATTTAGTTGGTCACAAGCTATTGTTAGACCCTTATCGTCGCCTGGCAGAATCAGAAAGCGCCATAAAACAAAGTGAAGAGCGATTTAAAGTCGCAGTTGCCGGTAGCAGTGATGGGATTTGGGATTGGAATATTGAGCACAACACGGTGTTTTACTCGCCGCGCTTTCGAGAGCTGTTAGGTTATCAGGGGGATGATTTAGAGGCTTATCCCAATACTTTTATAAGTTTCGAAAAAGTACTTCATCCAGATGAAAAAGAGTATGTCAAAGAAAGGGTCGTTGCTCATCTTAAAGATAAAGAACCATTTGATGTTGAGTATCGTTTACGTAGTAAAAATGGCGATTACTTATTCTTTAGAGCCAAGGGAACGGCATTGTGGAATGAAGCGGGGAAAGCCACGCGAATGGCAGGCTCGATTACGGATATTACCGAGCAAAAATTGGCGCAAAAAGCCTTACAAGCTGCAAAAGAGCGCAATGATTTGTTAGCACAAGCGATAGAAGCATGTAATTTAGGTATTTCAATCTCCGATGCGACAAAGCCTGACAACCCATTGATATTTATTAACAGTGGTTTTGAAAAAATGACAGGTTATGGATCTGAGGTATTAGGCAGTAACTGTCGATTCCTTCAAGGACAAGAAACCTCTCAAGAGGCAATCAAACAAATAAAACAAGCCCTAGTAGACAAAACTAAGATCCGAATTGAATTATTGAATTACCGCAAAGATGGTACAGCATTTTGGAATAATTTACTGATATCGCCTGTGTTTGACGAGGAACAGCAACTCGTAGCCTTTGTTGGTATTCAACAAGATATCACTGAGCGAATTGAAACAAGTAAAGCGCTCGAACAAGCAAAGCATCAAGCTGAGCATGCTAATAATGCGAAGAGCGAATTTTTAGCTTCGATGAGTCATGAGATCCGCACGCCAATGAATGGTGTCCTGGGCATGCTTAATTTATTGCTCAATACTGATCTTAATAAAGAACAGCAACATCGTACCAATGTGGCGATTAGCAGTGCGAATACCTTGTTAAACTTATTGAACGATATTTTAGATTTTTCAAAAATTGATGCCGGCAAACTTGAGCTTGAAAACATAGAGTTTGACTTGCGCGCAATGATGGGGGAATTTGCAGAGGCTTCTGCTATACAAGCCCATCAGAAAAACTTGGAACTAGTGCTAGATATAACAGGTATTAATAAAAAAACAGTTACGGGTGATCCAACCCGTTTGCGTCAGATTTTACATAACCTTGTCGGTAATGCGATAAAATTTACAGCACGTGGCGAAGTGGTGATAAAGGCCACCCTGGAAGAACACAATGACGAAAATTGGCAATTTGAATGTGAAATCAGTGATACTGGGATAGGCATATCAAAAGAGCAACAAGAAAAGCTATTTAAATCGTTTTCACAAGTTGATGCATCGACTACTCGAAAATATGGTGGCACAGGATTAGGCTTAGCTATTGTGAAAAATCTTTGCTCACTGATGGGCGGCGATATCAGCGTTCACAGTGAAATAGGTAAAGGCTGTACCTTTAAGTTCACACTATCATTAGGCAAAAGTAATTCAGTACAAGCTGATATTCCTATTATCGATATTAAAAAACTTAATGTGTTAATTGTTGATGATAACAAAACCAATTTAGATGTTTTACGCGGTCAATTAGAATTTTGGGGGGCAACAGTTACCGAAGCGCTATCAGCAAAACAAGCAATTGAAGTGTGCGAAGCATTTTTTGATAAACATCATAAATGCTTTGATATTGCTCTGTTAGATATGCAAATGCCTGAAGTGGATGGCGCCGAGTTAGGGCGTCAAATAAAACATCATGCGCAGTTGAAAGACACTAAACTGGTGATGATGACTTCGATGAACCATCAAGGCGATGCTGCGTTTTTTGCAAAACTGGGCTTTTCAGGCTATTTCCCAAAACCAGCTACTACCTCGGACTTGCTCGATGCGCTAGCAATTGTAGTTGACGGTGGCGATGCTTATAAACAGGCTGATCCGCTTGTCACCCGTCACTATATTCAAACATTGCAAACGCAAAAAATACCAGATGAGATTGCATGGGATAGTCGAATCCGGATTTTGTTAGCGGAAGATAATCAGGTTAATCAGATTGTTGCACAAAGTACGCTTAACAAATTAGGTTTAATGGATATTACCGTCGCTGCCAATGGTGAAGAAGTGATTCGCCACCTAAAGCAATGTGAAGCTGATTCACCTTTTTCCATTATATTAATGGATTGCCAAATGCCTGAAATGGATGGTTATGATGCGACAAAAGCCATTCGACAAGGTGAAGCTGGTGAACGCTTTACAAGTATTCCCATTGTTGCCATGACTGCAAATGCGATGGTGGGGGATAAAGAAAAGTGTTTGGCCGCGGGCATGGATGATTATGTATCTAAACCCATCGTTGAATCGAACCTTAAAACCAAACTGCTTAATTGGCTACCGCATAAAACGAGTTAA
- a CDS encoding ABC transporter substrate-binding protein, with amino-acid sequence MDRISNVILILLIFFSVNALANKQVFNIYHDSDYSNHSQSANAIKMGFETALKQRQASFPNIEFNFIEKDHRGNSNRSLRHMKQFLADPNALMMLGGLHSPPYIKHKKFISENNILLLVPWAAGGPITRFASPKNWVFRLSVDDTKAGYRIVSYAKEQLSCQRPHMLLEQTPWGKSNFATMSKALASKNDANVTWFSWNTKLNTAKIILRDIAGRNADCILFVGNALEGRQFVEAMASLPKSQRLPIVSHWGITGGDFFNNVKPFLANDVDLSFIQTCFSLRNTQSELAKQAIVDAKILFPETFTDEATLPAPAGFIHAYDLANVFLTALSNTQVNQDVKLMRESLRVELENLQQPVTGLIKTYQQPFTPWSENTPDAHEALGLSDLCMAKYMPDGGINVFEN; translated from the coding sequence ATGGATCGCATTTCAAACGTTATTTTAATTTTGCTTATATTTTTTTCAGTAAATGCGTTGGCAAATAAGCAGGTATTTAATATTTATCATGATTCAGATTACTCTAATCATAGTCAGTCAGCCAACGCGATAAAAATGGGGTTTGAGACTGCACTCAAACAGCGTCAAGCAAGCTTTCCTAATATTGAATTTAATTTCATTGAAAAAGATCACCGTGGAAACAGTAATCGTAGCTTACGGCATATGAAGCAGTTTTTAGCGGATCCTAATGCATTAATGATGCTGGGCGGTCTCCATTCGCCACCCTACATTAAGCATAAAAAATTCATCAGTGAAAATAATATATTACTGCTTGTGCCCTGGGCTGCGGGCGGCCCGATTACGCGCTTTGCGTCACCGAAAAATTGGGTTTTTCGTCTCTCGGTTGATGACACGAAAGCTGGTTATCGCATTGTAAGTTATGCAAAAGAGCAGCTAAGTTGCCAGCGACCACACATGCTGCTTGAACAAACACCGTGGGGCAAATCTAACTTCGCAACCATGAGTAAAGCACTGGCCTCAAAAAATGACGCTAACGTCACTTGGTTTAGCTGGAATACCAAACTAAACACGGCAAAAATAATTTTAAGGGACATCGCAGGGCGCAACGCAGATTGCATCTTGTTTGTTGGTAACGCCCTTGAAGGTCGACAGTTTGTAGAGGCAATGGCAAGTTTACCGAAATCACAGCGATTACCCATTGTAAGTCATTGGGGAATAACAGGCGGTGACTTTTTTAATAACGTGAAGCCATTTTTAGCAAATGATGTTGATTTAAGTTTTATTCAAACCTGTTTCTCCCTTCGTAATACCCAATCTGAACTTGCCAAACAAGCGATTGTGGATGCCAAAATATTATTTCCAGAAACGTTTACTGACGAAGCCACACTGCCTGCACCTGCTGGCTTTATTCACGCATATGATTTAGCGAATGTATTTTTAACAGCATTGTCAAATACACAGGTTAATCAAGATGTTAAACTTATGCGCGAGTCACTGCGTGTTGAATTGGAAAACTTGCAACAGCCAGTGACTGGGCTGATTAAAACCTATCAGCAACCTTTTACTCCATGGTCGGAAAACACACCTGATGCGCATGAAGCTCTCGGGCTTTCGGATTTATGCATGGCAAAGTATATGCCTGATGGTGGAATTAATGTATTTGAGAATTAA